A single region of the Sorghum bicolor cultivar BTx623 chromosome 7, Sorghum_bicolor_NCBIv3, whole genome shotgun sequence genome encodes:
- the LOC8075617 gene encoding isoflavone 2'-hydroxylase has protein sequence MCATPCRPGGAARSSTHTTNTSELRSMISRCQSPNLRFRAGMDDKACYMAAAGLSLAAFLLVLHRLVVVGRVGGGGGGGGKGNSNAAARRLPPSPPAVPFLGHLPLLVSGRAFHSSLAGLAARHGPVFSLRLGSRAAVVVSSPACAEACFTEHDVAFANRPRLPSQELASFGGAALAVSSYGPYWRTLRRVAAVRLLSTHRVASSMCPVISAEVRAMLRRVMSRAAADGRVQLKDSLFELSLSVLMETIAQTKTSRTDADDGVSPEAHEFRRIVDEILPYLGATNPWDYLPSFLRRFDVLGVRSKIRDVVGRRDAFLQRLIDAERRRLQDDGGDGEGEKKSMIAVMLSLQKSEPDVYTDTMIMALCGNLFTAGTETTSSTIEWAMSLLLNHPEALKKVEAEIEAAVGTSGGLITMDDVAGLSYLQCVISETLRLYPVAPLLLPHESAADCAVGGYDVPRGTLLFVNAYAIHRDPAVWEEPGEFRPERFGRDGGKAAEAEAEGRLMLPFGMGRRRCPGETLALRTVGLVLATLIQCFHWDRVDGAEIDMTESGGLTMPRAVPLEATCKPRQAMRHVLDQL, from the exons ATGTGCGCCACGCCATGCAGGCCCGGTGGCGCAGCACGATCGAGCACGCATACGACGAACACCAGCGAGCTGCGATCGATGATCAGTCGGTGTCAGTCACCAAACCTCCGGTTCCGTGCAGGCATGGACGACAAGGCCTGCTAcatggccgccgccggcctCTCCCTGGCGGCcttcctcctcgtcctccaccgcCTCGTGGTCGTCGGCCgtgttggcggcggcggcggcggcggcggcaaggggAATAGTAACGCCGCCGCGCGGCGCCTGCCTCCAAGCCCTCCCGCCGTCCCGTTCCTCGGCCACCTCCCGCTGCTAGTATCCGGTCGCGCGTTCCACTCGTCGCTGGCCGGCCTCGCGGCGCGCCACGGCCCGGTCTTCTCCCTGCGCCTGGGGTCCCGCGCCGCCGTGGTGGTGTCCTCGCCGGCGTGCGCCGAGGCGTGCTTCACGGAGCACGACGTCGCCTTCGCCAACCGCCCAAGGCTGCCCTCGCAGGAGCTCGCCTCCTTCGGCGGCGCCGCGCTCGCCGTGTCCAGCTACGGGCCCTACTGGCGCACCCTccgccgcgtcgccgccgtgcgCCTCCTCTCCACGCACCGCGTCGCGTCCAGCATGTGCCCCGTCATCTCCGCCGAGGTGCGCGCCATGCTGCGCCGGGTGATGAGCCGCGCGGCGGCCGACGGCCGCGTCCAGCTCAAGGACAGCCTGTTCGAGCTCTCCCTCAGCGTGCTCATGGAGACCATCGCGCAGACCAAGACGTCGCgcaccgacgccgacgacggcgTGTCGCCCGAGGCGCACGAGTTCCGGCGGATCGTCGACGAGATCCTGCCCTACCTCGGCGCCACCAACCCGTGGGACTACCTGCCGTCGTTCCTGCGCCGGTTCGACGTGCTGGGCGTCAGGAGCAAGATCAGGGACGTCGTCGGCAGGAGGGACGCCTTCCTGCAGCGGCTCATCGACGCGGAGCGCCGGAGGCTGCaggacgacggcggcgacggcgaaggCGAGAAGAAGAGCATGATCGCCGTGATGCTCTCGTTGCAGAAGTCAGAGCCGGACGTGTACACGGACACCATGATCATGGCACTGTGCGGG aacttgtTTACAGCCGGAACGGAGACGACGTCGTCGACGATAGAATGGGCCATGTCGCTGCTGCTGAATCACCCGGAGGCGCTGAAGAAGGTGGAGGCAGAGATCGAGGCGGCCGTGGGCACCTCCGGCGGCCTCATCACCATGGACGACGTGGCCGGGCTGAGCTACCTGCAGTGCGTCATCAGCGAGACGCTGCGCCTGTACCCGGTggcgccgctgctgctgccgcaCGAGTCGGCGGCGGACTGCGCCGTCGGCGGCTACGACGTGCCCCGCGGCACGCTGCTGTTCGTCAACGCGTACGCCATCCACAGGGACCCGGCGGTGTGGGAGGAACCCGGCGAGTTCAGGCCGGAGCGGTTCGGCCGGGACGGCGGcaaggcggcggaggcggaggcggagggccGGCTGATGCTGCCGTTCGGGATGGGGCGGCGCAGGTGCCCCGGGGAGACGCTCGCGCTGCGGACCGTCGGCCTCGTGCTCGCCACGCTCATCCAGTGCTTCCACTGGGACAGGGTCGACGGCGCCGAGATCGACATGACCGAGAGCGGCGGGCTCACCATGCCCCGCGCCGTCCCGTTGGAGGCCACCTGCAAGCCTCGTCAAGCCATGCGTCATGTTCTTGACCAGCTCTGA